A genomic stretch from Candidatus Lernaella stagnicola includes:
- a CDS encoding SPOR domain-containing protein, translating to MRDLRKLRSKYEVKLDNRHIAYLLIAELVIVAVFFALGVVVGKGMGQLDRSGAIVAASPTPEAPTPVVLETPTPEIEFPATPIVADVTPEPTPDMTPEPTPEGPILDSEQPVVTPTPSEADLAPAVEPDPTQIDIGALPQPTKSGDYWTVQVGSYPTKKEAKAMYDRMAASGNVAAIETADLGDRGTWYRISVGQYATDAGARAVASALRQRENIDTWVRYVP from the coding sequence ATGAGGGATTTGCGCAAGCTTCGGAGTAAATACGAAGTCAAACTCGACAACCGGCACATCGCATATCTGCTGATCGCCGAGTTGGTGATCGTCGCGGTGTTTTTCGCCTTGGGCGTAGTTGTCGGCAAAGGCATGGGACAACTGGACCGGAGCGGCGCGATCGTCGCCGCATCGCCCACCCCGGAAGCCCCGACGCCGGTGGTTCTGGAAACTCCGACCCCGGAAATCGAATTCCCGGCAACTCCGATCGTCGCCGATGTCACACCCGAGCCGACGCCGGACATGACGCCGGAGCCTACACCCGAAGGCCCGATTTTAGACAGCGAGCAGCCGGTGGTTACTCCGACGCCCAGCGAGGCCGATTTGGCCCCCGCCGTCGAACCCGACCCGACGCAAATCGATATCGGGGCCCTGCCGCAACCAACAAAATCCGGCGACTACTGGACGGTGCAGGTCGGTTCGTACCCGACCAAGAAAGAAGCCAAGGCGATGTATGACCGCATGGCGGCTTCCGGTAACGTGGCGGCCATCGAAACCGCCGACCTGGGCGACCGCGGCACCTGGTATCGGATTAGTGTGGGCCAGTACGCCACCGACGCCGGAGCCCGTGCGGTGGCTTCCGCCTTGCGGCAGCGTGAAAACATCGACACCTGGGTGCGCTATGTCCCCTGA
- a CDS encoding alpha/beta fold hydrolase: MKKALLIVLVLLLAGGFAVALADLAPPPDAWGDDIVLELTASDGVKIHGRFTNARRHGARALILVHMLGRTHADWEAFAEAARARGICTVAIDLRGHGASNQDKSGKKLVWKNFSGEDFRNAVKDVDAAYQYLAQIPHIDRDAIAVVGASIGANLALNFAAEHPDTIQAAVLLSPGKNYKGVATEAAAKSYPGKMLFYAAKGDSYSYQSTKQLVALAGDRAVFRDFPGNAHGTRAFDTDKKFIAEILDWLDKNL; the protein is encoded by the coding sequence ATGAAGAAAGCGCTGTTAATCGTCCTCGTGTTGTTGCTGGCCGGCGGGTTCGCGGTGGCTTTGGCCGATCTCGCGCCGCCGCCGGATGCCTGGGGCGACGACATTGTGCTGGAATTGACCGCCTCGGACGGCGTGAAAATACACGGACGGTTCACTAACGCGCGGCGACACGGGGCGCGGGCGTTGATTTTGGTGCATATGCTCGGACGTACGCACGCCGACTGGGAGGCCTTTGCCGAAGCAGCGCGTGCCAGAGGTATCTGTACGGTGGCGATCGACCTGCGAGGGCACGGCGCGTCGAACCAAGACAAGAGCGGAAAGAAGCTCGTTTGGAAGAACTTCAGCGGCGAAGACTTCCGCAACGCGGTCAAGGATGTGGATGCCGCCTACCAGTACCTGGCACAGATTCCGCACATCGACAGGGATGCCATCGCCGTGGTCGGCGCGAGCATCGGCGCGAACCTCGCACTCAACTTCGCCGCTGAACATCCCGACACGATTCAAGCCGCGGTCTTGCTTTCTCCGGGCAAAAACTACAAAGGTGTCGCGACCGAGGCAGCTGCGAAATCCTATCCGGGCAAGATGTTGTTTTACGCGGCTAAAGGCGACTCCTATTCCTACCAGTCGACGAAGCAACTCGTCGCGCTGGCCGGCGACCGGGCGGTATTCCGCGACTTCCCCGGCAACGCGCACGGGACGCGGGCTTTTGACACGGACAAGAAATTCATCGCCGAAATCCTCGACTGGCTGGACAAGAACCTCTAA
- a CDS encoding glucose-1-phosphate thymidylyltransferase produces MRKLKGLILAGGKGTRLRPITHTSAKQLVPVANEPVLFYGIRAIREAGIEEIGIVVGDTAAEIKEAVGDGSAFGVKVEYIHQSAPLGLAHAVLESRDYLGDTAFVMYLGDNLILRGIHELVNEFRSGDADAQIMLAAVPNPSSFGVAYLDETGRVTKLEEKPPEPMSNLALVGVYMFDQPIWEAVRSIKPSQRGELEITDAIQWLVDAGKKVQSHMVTGWWKDTGKLEDMLEANRMVLDTFETKIEGEVQGSNVEFKVVIQPGARIIDSTVRGPAIIGANTVIENSYVGPFTSIYHDCHIRNCEIEHSIVLESSRLHDLRDRICDSLIGRDVTVAPSELKPRAIRLMLGDSSDVRLF; encoded by the coding sequence ATGCGTAAACTCAAAGGTCTGATCCTGGCCGGCGGCAAGGGAACGCGTCTGCGGCCGATTACCCACACGAGCGCCAAACAACTCGTGCCCGTCGCCAACGAACCGGTGCTTTTCTACGGCATCCGGGCGATCCGTGAGGCGGGCATCGAGGAAATCGGCATCGTGGTGGGTGACACGGCGGCGGAAATCAAAGAAGCGGTCGGCGACGGTTCCGCCTTCGGCGTCAAAGTGGAGTACATCCACCAGAGCGCGCCCCTGGGGCTGGCGCACGCCGTACTGGAATCGCGGGACTACCTCGGCGATACGGCGTTCGTGATGTATCTGGGCGACAACCTGATTTTGCGCGGCATTCATGAGTTGGTGAACGAGTTTCGGTCCGGCGACGCCGACGCGCAGATCATGCTGGCGGCGGTGCCCAACCCGAGTTCCTTCGGCGTGGCTTACTTGGACGAAACCGGCCGGGTGACGAAACTCGAAGAAAAACCGCCCGAGCCGATGAGCAACCTGGCGTTGGTCGGCGTGTACATGTTCGACCAGCCGATTTGGGAAGCCGTGCGAAGCATCAAGCCGTCCCAGCGCGGCGAGTTGGAGATCACCGACGCCATCCAGTGGCTTGTCGACGCCGGCAAGAAAGTACAGAGCCACATGGTGACCGGTTGGTGGAAGGACACAGGAAAGTTGGAGGACATGCTGGAAGCCAACCGCATGGTGCTCGACACCTTCGAGACCAAGATCGAAGGCGAAGTGCAGGGCAGCAACGTGGAGTTCAAAGTCGTCATTCAACCGGGCGCGCGAATCATCGACTCGACCGTGCGCGGTCCGGCGATCATCGGTGCAAACACGGTGATCGAAAACAGCTACGTGGGGCCGTTCACCTCGATCTACCACGATTGCCACATTCGCAACTGTGAGATCGAGCACTCCATTGTCCTGGAAAGCAGCCGGCTGCACGACCTGCGCGACCGCATCTGCGACAGCCTGATCGGCCGCGACGTGACCGTGGCGCCCAGCGAGCTAAAGCCGCGAGCCATTCGCCTGATGCTGGGCGACTCTTCCGACGTGCGGTTGTTCTAA
- the ruvX gene encoding Holliday junction resolvase RuvX — MRALAIDVGTVRVGLAVSDPLGLTAQPLVVIRRGKPAADLEAIRAVVTEKEVDILVVGLPINMDGSEGPAATMARDFAKLLEPLGLPIEFADERLSSAVAEHVLLAADMRRDKRKQVRDKVAAAVILQAWLDGRGRGNLA, encoded by the coding sequence ATGCGAGCCTTGGCCATCGATGTCGGAACCGTGCGCGTCGGGTTGGCCGTCTCGGACCCCCTGGGACTGACCGCTCAACCTCTGGTTGTCATACGACGCGGCAAACCGGCGGCCGATTTAGAGGCAATCCGCGCCGTCGTTACGGAAAAGGAAGTCGATATCCTGGTTGTCGGCCTGCCGATCAACATGGACGGCAGCGAAGGACCGGCGGCGACAATGGCCCGCGATTTCGCGAAGTTACTTGAGCCGCTGGGGTTGCCCATCGAGTTCGCCGACGAGCGTTTATCCAGTGCCGTGGCCGAACACGTCTTGCTGGCCGCCGACATGCGTCGCGACAAGCGCAAACAGGTGCGCGACAAAGTTGCGGCGGCGGTCATTTTGCAGGCTTGGCTGGATGGGCGAGGGCGCGGAAATCTCGCGTAA
- a CDS encoding ParA family protein, with product MGKVIAIASQKGGVGKTTTTVNLAASLATMKQRCLVLDLDEQNAVSFGLGLSRQKMEHGLYDVFLGRRKLGQVIQGTTLPYLKVIPYGKGTLTDEFEKFVRQQGSAALLKKYVQALRKSCDFILIDCPPGMGDLTIYALSASDSVLVPMQCEPLSLKTLTQILKIIRKVRRQINPELVIEGLLMTMYDENYRIAREVCQNVWANFPEEVVFRNVIPRMEEFSTAFAVGRPIITQDPEAEVAKAYLQLAKEILAKRKKELTEKAAAGGEDDSQIASS from the coding sequence ATGGGCAAAGTGATCGCCATCGCCAGCCAAAAAGGCGGTGTTGGTAAAACGACGACGACGGTCAATCTCGCAGCCAGTTTGGCAACGATGAAACAGCGCTGCCTCGTTCTGGACCTCGACGAGCAAAACGCCGTCAGTTTCGGGCTCGGCTTGTCGCGCCAGAAAATGGAGCACGGCCTTTACGACGTGTTTCTCGGCCGCCGCAAACTGGGACAGGTCATTCAAGGCACCACGCTTCCTTATTTGAAGGTGATCCCTTACGGCAAAGGCACGTTGACCGACGAGTTCGAGAAATTCGTGCGCCAGCAGGGCAGTGCCGCGCTGTTGAAAAAGTACGTCCAGGCTTTGCGCAAGAGCTGTGATTTCATTCTCATCGACTGCCCGCCGGGCATGGGTGACTTGACGATTTACGCGCTTAGCGCTTCCGACAGTGTGCTGGTACCGATGCAGTGCGAGCCGCTGTCACTCAAGACCCTTACCCAGATCCTCAAAATCATCCGCAAGGTGCGGCGGCAAATCAATCCGGAACTGGTCATCGAAGGTTTGCTGATGACCATGTACGACGAGAATTACCGCATCGCGCGCGAGGTTTGCCAGAATGTGTGGGCGAACTTCCCGGAAGAAGTCGTGTTCCGAAATGTCATTCCGCGCATGGAGGAGTTCTCCACCGCCTTCGCCGTCGGACGTCCGATCATCACTCAGGATCCCGAGGCGGAAGTGGCCAAGGCGTACCTGCAGCTTGCCAAGGAAATCCTGGCCAAGCGCAAAAAGGAACTGACCGAGAAGGCCGCGGCGGGTGGCGAGGACGATTCCCAAATCGCATCGTCCTAG
- a CDS encoding nitrilase-related carbon-nitrogen hydrolase, with translation MSQTAKIAGVQLAGTPDIERNIRRATEMIDLAARHGAKVVVLPELWAYPWFVDSVENAAKSMAEPLTGPLIGEMRKRAGETGVCLVVPFFESTDDDGPCYNSAAVIDTAGEVAGVYRKVHVPQVPGWEERHYFAPGDKSFPVFDSPIGKIGVQLGWDMLFPEGVRCLALAGAEVVVAPMAVSADNSDLWHHAVAAGAFLNGVWICRVGRVGSEQGIRFAGNSACALPTGDFLDEPASDIEGVTLWEYDPRLVPLVRRDWPLLRDRRPEMYGALTAAPPNDLAGAEGESSQ, from the coding sequence ATGAGCCAAACCGCCAAAATCGCCGGCGTGCAACTCGCCGGCACGCCGGATATCGAACGCAACATTCGACGCGCAACCGAAATGATCGACTTAGCCGCACGGCACGGAGCGAAGGTAGTCGTGCTGCCGGAACTGTGGGCGTACCCGTGGTTCGTCGATAGCGTCGAAAACGCCGCGAAATCCATGGCCGAGCCGTTGACCGGTCCGTTGATCGGCGAAATGCGTAAACGCGCCGGCGAGACCGGCGTGTGCTTGGTGGTCCCGTTTTTCGAATCAACCGACGATGACGGCCCGTGCTACAACAGCGCCGCGGTGATCGATACGGCGGGCGAGGTCGCCGGTGTGTACCGCAAAGTCCACGTTCCGCAGGTGCCCGGTTGGGAGGAACGTCACTACTTCGCGCCCGGCGACAAGAGCTTTCCCGTATTCGACTCGCCCATCGGCAAAATCGGCGTGCAACTCGGCTGGGACATGCTGTTCCCCGAGGGCGTGCGATGCCTGGCGTTGGCGGGCGCGGAAGTCGTTGTGGCTCCCATGGCGGTCAGCGCCGACAACTCCGACCTTTGGCACCACGCGGTTGCCGCCGGGGCTTTCCTCAACGGCGTGTGGATTTGCCGCGTCGGCCGCGTCGGCAGCGAGCAGGGCATTCGCTTCGCGGGCAATTCGGCATGCGCCTTGCCGACCGGCGATTTCCTGGACGAACCCGCTTCGGATATTGAAGGTGTAACCTTGTGGGAATACGATCCGCGACTCGTGCCGTTAGTTCGACGCGATTGGCCGCTGTTGCGTGATCGCCGCCCGGAAATGTACGGTGCATTAACGGCCGCGCCGCCCAACGACCTGGCGGGTGCCGAAGGAGAATCGTCGCAATGA
- the ppdK gene encoding pyruvate, phosphate dikinase, translated as MATKYVYSFGDGKAEGNTKMKNLLGGKGANLAEMSSIGVPVPAGFTITTEVCTYYYQNKDTYPQSLEADVAKAIKRIERAMGRTFGNTADPLLLSVRSGARESMPGMMDTVLNLGLNDQTVQGLAATGNERFAWDSYRRFVQMYGDVVLDMKPREKTDINPFEEILEEVKKKRKIELDIDLTVDDLKLLVKKFKAAIKKHRGIIFPEDPHEQLWGAIGAVFGSWNNQRAIHYRRMNKIPDEWGTAVNVQSMVFGNMGDDSATGVAFTRNPANGDNEFYGEWLLNAQGEDVVAGTRTPQPIVTLKKEMPVAYRQLMDIRAKLEKHYKDMQDVEFTIQQGKLWMLQTRTGKRTGFADCIIAVDMVRERLITQKTAICRVNPNSLNQLLAPIFDDKAKNVAIKNGALLTKGLPAGPGAATGRIAFHADDAADMAKDGEPVILVRIETSPEDIKGMEAAKGILTARGGMTSHAALVARQMGRVCVAGCGALEIDYKKGSMKVGGQAFKEGDFISLDGTVGEVLAGQIAVSPSKVKVALFGKGAAKTAARRDRVFQAYELLMKWADKFRTMEVWTNADQPDQAAEAIVYGAQGIGLCRTEHMFFGGDRIVAVREMILADDTAGREKALKKLLPIQRRDFIGIFKAMGARPVTIRLLDPPLHEFLPHTKKEVEEVAKVMGVSPKKVVAKTESLSETNPMLGHRGCRLGVSYPEIYRMQVRAIAEAAVQVKTKNGVKVKPEIMIPLVGTWKELQLLRREAEEVIAEVMAKKKAKVKILIGTMIELPRAALTAGEIAQVADFFSFGTNDLTQTTFGLSRDDAGKFLPEYVDKGILPEDPFIAVDKTGVGRLMSIGATEGRAANPKLQVGICGEHGGEPSSVKFCHEIGLNYVSCSPPRVPIARLAAAQAALES; from the coding sequence ATGGCTACCAAGTACGTCTACTCGTTCGGCGACGGCAAGGCTGAAGGCAACACGAAAATGAAGAACCTGCTGGGCGGTAAAGGAGCCAACCTCGCCGAAATGAGCAGCATTGGCGTGCCCGTGCCGGCGGGGTTTACGATCACGACCGAGGTTTGCACTTACTATTACCAGAACAAAGACACGTACCCGCAGAGTCTGGAAGCAGACGTCGCCAAGGCCATCAAACGCATCGAGCGGGCCATGGGGCGTACCTTCGGCAATACGGCCGACCCGCTTTTGCTCAGCGTTCGTAGCGGTGCCCGTGAATCCATGCCGGGCATGATGGATACCGTCTTGAATCTCGGCCTGAACGACCAGACGGTTCAGGGCCTGGCGGCCACGGGTAACGAGCGTTTCGCATGGGACAGCTACCGTCGCTTCGTGCAGATGTACGGTGACGTCGTGCTCGACATGAAACCGCGGGAGAAAACCGACATCAATCCGTTCGAGGAAATCCTGGAGGAAGTCAAAAAGAAGCGGAAGATCGAACTGGATATCGACCTGACCGTGGACGACCTCAAATTGCTGGTCAAAAAATTCAAGGCCGCCATCAAGAAACACCGCGGCATCATCTTCCCGGAAGACCCGCATGAACAATTGTGGGGCGCCATCGGCGCGGTGTTCGGGTCCTGGAACAACCAGCGCGCCATTCACTATCGCCGCATGAACAAAATTCCCGACGAATGGGGCACGGCCGTCAACGTGCAGAGCATGGTGTTCGGCAATATGGGCGATGACAGCGCGACCGGCGTGGCGTTCACTCGCAACCCGGCCAACGGCGACAACGAGTTTTACGGCGAATGGCTGCTCAACGCGCAGGGCGAAGACGTCGTGGCCGGAACCCGCACGCCGCAACCGATCGTCACATTGAAAAAAGAAATGCCCGTCGCTTACCGGCAGCTCATGGACATTCGCGCCAAGCTGGAAAAGCACTACAAAGACATGCAGGATGTCGAATTCACCATCCAGCAGGGCAAGCTGTGGATGCTGCAAACCCGCACCGGTAAGCGCACCGGTTTCGCCGACTGCATTATCGCCGTGGACATGGTGCGCGAGCGGCTCATCACCCAAAAGACGGCCATCTGCCGCGTGAATCCGAATTCGCTCAACCAGTTGTTGGCGCCGATCTTCGACGATAAGGCGAAAAACGTGGCGATCAAAAACGGTGCCTTGCTGACCAAGGGCCTGCCGGCCGGTCCGGGCGCGGCGACCGGACGCATCGCGTTCCACGCCGATGACGCCGCCGACATGGCCAAAGACGGCGAGCCCGTGATCCTCGTGCGCATCGAAACCAGCCCCGAGGATATTAAGGGCATGGAAGCGGCCAAGGGCATCCTGACCGCCCGCGGCGGCATGACCAGCCACGCCGCTTTGGTGGCTCGCCAAATGGGGCGCGTTTGCGTCGCCGGCTGCGGAGCGCTCGAGATCGATTACAAAAAGGGCTCGATGAAGGTCGGTGGCCAAGCCTTCAAAGAAGGCGACTTTATCAGCCTCGACGGCACCGTCGGCGAAGTGCTCGCCGGGCAGATTGCCGTGTCGCCCTCCAAGGTGAAGGTGGCGCTTTTCGGCAAAGGCGCCGCGAAAACCGCGGCGAGGCGCGACCGCGTATTCCAAGCCTACGAGCTGCTGATGAAGTGGGCCGACAAGTTCCGCACGATGGAAGTGTGGACTAACGCCGACCAGCCCGACCAGGCGGCCGAAGCAATCGTCTACGGCGCGCAGGGCATCGGCCTGTGCCGCACGGAGCACATGTTTTTCGGCGGCGATCGCATCGTGGCGGTCCGGGAGATGATTCTTGCCGACGACACCGCCGGGCGAGAAAAGGCGCTCAAGAAACTGCTGCCGATCCAGCGCCGTGACTTCATCGGTATTTTCAAGGCGATGGGCGCGCGGCCGGTGACGATCCGCCTGCTCGACCCGCCGTTGCACGAGTTCTTGCCGCACACGAAAAAAGAGGTCGAAGAAGTCGCCAAAGTCATGGGTGTGTCGCCGAAGAAAGTCGTGGCGAAGACCGAAAGCCTCAGTGAAACGAACCCGATGCTTGGACATCGCGGCTGCCGGCTGGGCGTCAGTTATCCGGAAATCTATCGCATGCAGGTGCGGGCGATCGCCGAAGCCGCCGTGCAGGTGAAAACGAAAAACGGCGTCAAGGTCAAGCCGGAAATCATGATTCCGCTGGTCGGCACATGGAAGGAACTCCAGTTGCTGCGGCGCGAAGCCGAGGAAGTAATCGCCGAAGTGATGGCGAAGAAGAAGGCCAAGGTGAAGATCCTGATCGGCACGATGATCGAACTGCCGCGCGCCGCGCTGACGGCCGGTGAGATCGCGCAAGTCGCCGATTTCTTCAGCTTCGGCACCAACGACTTGACGCAAACCACCTTCGGCTTGTCCCGTGACGATGCCGGTAAATTCCTACCCGAATACGTCGACAAAGGCATCCTACCCGAGGATCCTTTCATCGCGGTGGACAAGACGGGCGTTGGCCGATTGATGTCCATCGGCGCCACCGAAGGCCGCGCCGCCAACCCGAAGCTGCAGGTCGGTATTTGCGGCGAGCACGGCGGCGAACCCAGTTCGGTCAAGTTCTGCCACGAGATCGGCTTGAACTACGTGTCGTGCAGCCCGCCGCGCGTGCCGATCGCCAGACTCGCGGCGGCCCAGGCGGCGTTGGAGAGCTAA
- a CDS encoding PEP/pyruvate-binding domain-containing protein has protein sequence MTPQQKRRVLKFRRYHNLMPHRVREVLLVSSLYDAFILQEDGHLTEQIFLEYKSLALSSAPRFTHVTGSQAALDAMESRRFDVVLVMPRIQNLDLIDFGRQVKEKRPGRPVVVLAFDNHELDELRVLNESPYIDAVFSWNGDATILLAIIKYIEDRENIDHDIAVADVRVILLVEDSIRFYSEYFARLYPELMRQSQRLFSEGLNRLQKLLRMRTRPKILHTTTYEGAVELFEKYRDNLVAVIADAGFYRHGRHDKRCGLDLVREFRKHVPSLPILFQTANEEMRGEVGELGVRFLNKTSPQLLNDLQTFLEENVGFGDFVFRMPSGEEIARATDIRALEQCLVTIPAASLEYHAGQNHISNWLMARSEFELAAKIGSKKVSDFKSVEDVRRYLLTELRRLRKGTREGIISDFSVENFDPDSLFQRIGAGSLGGKARGLAFMNLLLTSHQYRGMVGGMPAQIPQTFVLSTENFDRFIEENDLHHFAFAPTEDEEVNRRFLRARLPHQVVEALEKIIEFLDCPLAVRSSSLLEDDMSHPFAGIYRTIMLANNALFTQTRLDHLCDAVKLVYASTFHNNAKAYIENTSHRVEQEKMAVVIQRVVGQRYEKRFYPHFAGVAQSYNYYPVGPQNAEDGVVQMALGLGRMVVEGGHIYRFSPHYPKLAPQYPSPAMMLKNSQNRFYSLDLTLGEEETQHFEDALGDIQAYDLTAAEQDGTLQMVGSRYDADNDRLTEGPEAVGPWVVTFSNILKYSSVPLPDALCDILDLMADGMGCAVEVEFACDMGDYGRRLERGRKRRAPPTMYALQLRPIVTLSELTMVENGTFTDQEIICRSIQALGHGSYENLFDVVYVKQERFKAAESTQIAKEVGDINRKLHAEGRPYILIGPGRWGSSDHWLGIPVAWSQISGAQIIIEASPKDFHVDPSQGSHFFHNITSLGLGYFTVPPGATAPQDDDAAFLDWAWLDSRPACEETQYLRHVRLDRSLTAMIDGRKGLGVIACCQGGCV, from the coding sequence ATGACACCGCAGCAAAAACGACGCGTCTTGAAATTTCGGCGCTATCACAACCTGATGCCGCACCGGGTACGGGAAGTGTTGCTCGTGTCTTCACTGTACGACGCGTTCATTCTGCAGGAAGACGGTCACCTGACCGAGCAAATCTTCTTGGAGTACAAGTCGCTGGCGCTTTCCAGCGCGCCGCGTTTTACGCACGTGACCGGTTCCCAAGCTGCGTTGGACGCGATGGAATCGCGGCGCTTCGACGTCGTGCTGGTGATGCCGCGCATTCAAAACCTGGACTTGATCGATTTCGGAAGACAGGTCAAGGAGAAGCGGCCGGGTCGTCCCGTCGTCGTGCTGGCCTTCGACAATCACGAATTGGACGAACTGCGGGTGCTGAACGAGTCGCCGTATATCGACGCCGTGTTCAGTTGGAACGGCGACGCAACGATTCTTCTCGCGATCATCAAATACATCGAAGACCGGGAAAACATCGATCACGACATCGCCGTGGCCGACGTGCGTGTGATCTTGCTGGTGGAGGATTCGATTCGCTTTTACTCGGAATATTTCGCCCGCTTGTACCCGGAACTCATGCGGCAATCCCAGCGACTTTTTTCCGAGGGCCTCAACCGACTTCAGAAACTACTGCGCATGCGCACGCGGCCGAAAATCCTCCATACGACGACCTATGAAGGCGCCGTCGAGTTATTTGAGAAATATCGCGACAACCTGGTCGCGGTGATTGCCGACGCGGGCTTTTATCGCCACGGCCGGCATGACAAACGCTGCGGCTTGGACCTAGTCCGCGAATTCCGCAAACATGTGCCGAGCTTGCCCATCCTATTTCAAACCGCCAACGAAGAGATGCGCGGCGAAGTGGGCGAGCTGGGAGTCCGTTTCCTCAATAAAACCTCGCCGCAGTTGCTGAACGATTTGCAAACCTTCTTGGAAGAGAACGTCGGCTTCGGCGACTTCGTGTTTCGCATGCCGTCGGGGGAGGAAATCGCTCGGGCTACCGACATTCGGGCGTTGGAACAATGTCTCGTGACGATTCCGGCCGCGTCGTTGGAGTATCACGCGGGACAAAACCACATTTCCAACTGGTTGATGGCGCGAAGCGAATTCGAGCTCGCCGCGAAAATCGGTTCGAAGAAAGTCAGCGACTTCAAATCGGTTGAAGACGTGCGCCGCTACTTGCTCACGGAATTGCGCCGGTTACGCAAGGGCACCCGCGAGGGGATCATCAGCGATTTCTCGGTAGAGAATTTCGACCCCGACAGCCTCTTTCAGCGCATCGGCGCCGGGTCATTGGGCGGCAAGGCGCGCGGCCTCGCGTTCATGAACTTGTTACTTACCTCGCACCAATACCGCGGCATGGTCGGCGGCATGCCGGCGCAGATTCCGCAGACCTTTGTTCTGTCCACCGAAAATTTCGACCGCTTCATCGAAGAGAACGACTTGCATCACTTCGCGTTCGCGCCGACCGAAGATGAGGAAGTTAATCGCCGTTTTTTGCGGGCCCGTCTGCCGCATCAGGTTGTCGAGGCGCTGGAAAAAATCATCGAGTTCCTAGACTGCCCGCTGGCGGTGCGCAGTTCGAGTTTGCTCGAGGACGACATGTCGCACCCCTTCGCGGGGATCTACCGCACGATCATGCTGGCCAACAACGCGCTGTTCACACAGACCCGCCTGGACCATTTGTGCGATGCGGTGAAGCTCGTGTACGCCTCGACCTTTCACAACAATGCCAAGGCCTATATCGAAAACACGAGTCACCGCGTCGAACAGGAAAAGATGGCGGTGGTCATCCAGCGGGTCGTCGGGCAACGCTACGAAAAACGCTTTTATCCGCATTTCGCCGGTGTCGCCCAATCCTACAACTACTACCCCGTCGGACCGCAAAACGCCGAGGACGGCGTCGTACAAATGGCCCTGGGGTTGGGGCGGATGGTTGTTGAAGGCGGGCACATCTATCGATTCAGCCCGCATTATCCGAAGCTCGCGCCCCAGTATCCTTCGCCCGCGATGATGCTGAAAAATTCGCAAAACCGTTTCTACTCCCTGGACCTCACACTCGGCGAAGAAGAAACGCAGCATTTCGAAGACGCGCTCGGGGATATCCAAGCCTACGATCTGACGGCCGCCGAACAAGACGGCACGCTGCAAATGGTCGGCAGCCGCTACGACGCCGATAACGACCGCTTAACCGAAGGCCCCGAAGCCGTCGGCCCCTGGGTGGTCACGTTTAGCAACATCCTCAAGTACAGCAGCGTGCCGCTGCCCGACGCGCTCTGCGACATACTCGATCTCATGGCCGACGGTATGGGTTGCGCGGTAGAGGTCGAATTTGCCTGCGACATGGGCGACTACGGCCGGAGGTTGGAACGCGGTCGTAAACGCCGCGCGCCGCCCACAATGTATGCGTTGCAGCTACGGCCGATTGTCACGTTGTCGGAACTGACGATGGTGGAAAACGGCACCTTCACCGACCAGGAAATTATCTGCCGGTCGATCCAAGCTTTGGGACACGGCAGCTATGAAAATCTGTTCGACGTGGTCTACGTCAAGCAAGAACGATTCAAAGCCGCGGAATCGACACAGATTGCCAAGGAAGTCGGTGACATCAATCGCAAGCTGCATGCCGAAGGACGACCGTACATTTTGATCGGCCCCGGGCGATGGGGATCCAGCGATCATTGGCTTGGCATTCCGGTCGCCTGGTCGCAAATCTCGGGGGCGCAGATCATCATCGAGGCGTCGCCCAAAGACTTCCACGTCGACCCGTCGCAGGGGTCGCACTTCTTTCACAACATCACATCATTGGGTTTGGGGTATTTCACGGTGCCGCCGGGCGCTACCGCGCCGCAAGACGACGACGCCGCTTTCCTTGACTGGGCGTGGCTTGATTCCCGCCCGGCATGCGAAGAAACCCAGTACTTGCGGCACGTGCGGTTGGATCGTTCGCTGACGGCCATGATTGACGGTCGCAAGGGGCTGGGCGTGATTGCCTGCTGTCAGGGCGGGTGCGTGTGA